The nucleotide window GGTGCTCGCCTTTCAGCGGGTCCGCCTCGCCACCCTGCGCAAGACCGGGCTGTTCGGCGAGTTCACCATGGACAACATCGACCGGGTCCTGCACACCCCGGGCTTCGCCGAGACGCTGTGGGTCACGCTGATCTACAGCATCGGTGGCACCGTCGGGTCGATCCTGCTCGGTCTGGTGGCCGCCCTGGTCGTCCGCCGGCCGTTCCGGGGCCGCACCCTGGTCCGGGCGTCCATGCTGCTGCCGTACGTGGCGCCGGTGGTCGCTGTGACGTTCGTCTGGCAGGTGATGCTCGACCCGCAGCTCGGCATCGTCAACGCGTGGGGCCAACGCCTGCTCGGTTGGGATGCCCCGGTGCCGTTCCTGACCCAGGAGTCGACGGCGCTGGCCACGGTGATCGTCTTCGAGGCGTGGCGGTACTTCCCGTTCGCGTTCCTGTTCCTGCTGGCCCGGCTCCAGGCGGTGCCCGGTGAGTTGGAGGAGGCCGCCCGTGTCGACGGCGCCACGCCCACCCAGCGGTTCCGACACATCCTGCTACCGCAACTGCTGCCGGTGATCGCCCTGCTGGGCGTGCTGCGCTTCATCATGACGTTCAACAAGTTCGACGACGTCTACCTGCTCACCGGCGGTGCGGCCGGCACCGAGGTGGTCAGCGTGCGGGTGTACGAGTTCCTCACCGCCCGGACCGACATCGGGGCCGCGGCCGCGCAGGCGGTCGTGTTGGCAGTGGTGCTGATCGTGTTCGTGCTGATCTATCTGCGCTTCTTCGGACGGAGGGTGAGCTGATGGACCGGGACGTCGTCGAGACGGTGAGCCTGCGTTGGCTGCGCCGCCTGGTGATCGCCGTGTTCCTGGTGATCACCGTCTTCCCCTTCTACTACATGCTGGTGCTCTCGGTGCGTCCCATCGAGCGGTTGCT belongs to Micromonospora ureilytica and includes:
- a CDS encoding carbohydrate ABC transporter permease; its protein translation is MTTTAPGPGRSPTRERPAPPRRRPLTLRRRESRAGLALVAPTLLVTIAVIGIPIVWTVVLAFQRVRLATLRKTGLFGEFTMDNIDRVLHTPGFAETLWVTLIYSIGGTVGSILLGLVAALVVRRPFRGRTLVRASMLLPYVAPVVAVTFVWQVMLDPQLGIVNAWGQRLLGWDAPVPFLTQESTALATVIVFEAWRYFPFAFLFLLARLQAVPGELEEAARVDGATPTQRFRHILLPQLLPVIALLGVLRFIMTFNKFDDVYLLTGGAAGTEVVSVRVYEFLTARTDIGAAAAQAVVLAVVLIVFVLIYLRFFGRRVS